In the genome of Orcinus orca chromosome 13, mOrcOrc1.1, whole genome shotgun sequence, the window AAATTATTTTGTGGCCCTTTATTCTGAAATTAGTctattttctccttcaacactcaTATTAATAAACTCATAATAACCACGAGAGCTTCTGTGTgttgagcatctaccatgtgtCAACCACTTTATATGTATGTTTCTCTGATTTGTAAAGCAACAGTACCAATTAggcatttttatccccattttattatttttattggactTCAGAAACAAATAATTGGATTTGATAAAATCTCTAGTTCTGGATATACTCTCATTGTTGGTAAATGAAGTCtcctttgcttatttgttttgtataatattataaatgCTCATGAACCTACCATCAAACAATGAAACTAGGACTTTGATGGCAACTGACATCTCCTgtgtaacattttttctttcctctggttCCTCTCATCTGAGGGAACCTCTATgctaaaactaaaactaaatcTATATCTAAATCTGCTTAACAAATGGTTAAGCAAATACAAatacatgtgtgtgcgtgtgcgcaccCTCCCTACAAATGAACTGAGacccttatctcacaccatacacaaatattaactcaaaatggaccatagacctaaacgtaagagctaaaactgtaaacttccagaagaaaacatagataaaatctttgtgactttgggttaggcaaagGGTTCTTAGCTATGGCACCAAAAGCAcagctgtaaaagaaaaaaatcggtACATTGGAATtcgctaaaataaaaaaaatgctgtaattaaataaaaatcatttcaaaaaggaaaagacaaatgtaaaatgttttcaaataaaaaatgtaataaaagacttgtatccagaatacaagAACTCTTTAAAGTCAATAATGGgcaaacaaacaattcaattaaaatttgatcaaaagacttgaaaagacatttcaggaaagtagatacacaaaagactAATAAACATATGGTAAATATGATCAAAAGcagtagttattagagaaatgagaatTACAACCACAATTAGATACTACTTCATACCCGCTAGGATGACTATAAACAAAAAGGTAATACCAAgtttggtgaagatgtggaaaaaCAGGAACCTCATAAATCAATGGTGGGACTTTAAAATGATTCagacattttggaaaaatgtttcaaagttaaaaataaactgatCATATAGCTCAATAATTTTATTAGTAAGAATCctctgaagagaaatgaaaacattggtctacacagtaagtcccctacatacgaaccttcaagttgtgaactttcaaagatgccttcgcatgtccaatcacatgtTAGTTCACGTGTttggcatacattgtcacgtgtgtgcatcctctacaagtggttgtgctcttgtgtactttactgtacagttctatatagagtacagtagtacagtatctttatttcaagcccaggatgtcccgAAGCAAGCATCAAAGCAGCAGTATATAGCCGATTGTGCTGGTTGGGTACCTAggttaactttgttggacttacgaacaaattggatttACGAATGCTCTCAGAACAGACctggtttgtatgtaggggacttactgtattcttTCGGCATGTACTTTTGTTTGCTCAATACTATCTTATTAAGATTAATTCTTTTGTTTGTGTAGCTGTAATTCATACAATTTTACTATTGTGTAATAATCTATTGcaaaaaaatttacttaattaTACTCCTATTAAtgatttttgctattatgaaaaaTACCGTCATGTTCATTCTTACATCTCCTAATAtacatttgtgatttttcttttgcatatataAGAATTTCAGGACATTTTGATGTTTGTTACCAGACACTTGGTGTTCCTTGATACTGTTgtgaatgatatatttttaatagtccATAATATACATTAGAgatcactctttgtgttgtatgaTTTTATGGGTTTTAACAAATGTAGAATGtcatatatccatcattacaatatcacacaaaatacTTTCAttccctaaaaatcccctgtacTCCATTTATTCAACCCTCTCTCTACCTTTGCTtgaatccctggcaaccactgacatttttactgtccctatagttttgccttttccaaaatgccatataaatggaaacatatagtGTGTAGTTTTTTTGGACTGGCcattcaaaatgtttttattttttcttttcctctttttctctcgaTTAATATTGCCAGAATTTAGTCTATTTTCTTAGCATTTTCAAAGGTCtaatttttagctttattgatctcaAAACTTCATCAATTTCTGGTCTTATATTATCTCTTTCCTTctaatttctttgggtttattttgttgtttattttaacttCTTAAGTTGGACCCTTAACTATTAATGTTTagattgtattattttcttatacaAGTACATAATGCTACAAAATTTCCTCAATTTACAATGTGTCAACTCTAACAATTTAGGTGTAGTCCACAAGTTTTGATACATAGTGTGTCATTATTAAGGAGTTCTAGATAATTATATCTTCTCATGAGTTATTTAGATACATTTTtgtttggattttaaaatgtgtggaaattttttattttttgtaatttttaactaATTTGCATTATGATCAAGAAATAGTCTGTTTTATAcctattctttttatatatatataaatttatttatttatttttggctgtgttgggtcttcgtttctgtgtgagggctttctctagttgcggctagtgggggccactcttcattgtggtgcgcgggcctctcactatcgcggcctctgttgttgcggagcacaggctccagatacacaggctcagcagttgtggctcatgggcctagttgctccgcggcatgtgggatcttcccagaccagggctcaaacctgtgtcccctgcattggcgggcagattctcaaccactgcgccaccagggaagcccctatacctATTCTTTGAAATTTATGGAGGCTTgctctatattatttttttaatttaaaaaaaatatttatttatttatttttaatttttattgaagtatagttgatttataatgttgtattagtttcaggtgtacagcaagtgaatcagttatacatatacatatatccttgacaagcagatttttttctcaagtgtttAAGTTCAGCATTACACATATATCTATGTAGAAGTCAAGTATCATAATTGTGTTTAGATCATATATATGCTTATTTATGTGCTATCTGATTGATCTATTAATAAGTGAGAAAGTCACATTGAAATTTCCCACTCTGATGatggatttatctatttataaatgttactctatcattttattttataatatacatgAAACCACTTTTTTAGTTgtacatatgtttaaaattttatatcttccATTATGGTGAATGGAAACTTCAGCAATAAGAAACTTCTCTATTCCtagtaaagatttttaaatttaaagcccATTTTGTCTAATATTAAAGTAGCTGTACtagcatttgttttttctttagaacTTGGTTATCTCTTTTTGCATCCTTTTAATTTcaaccttttaaattttttttggtttaagtGTGTTTCTTCCgtacagattaaaaaataaacaaacctgccaatctctgtcttttacttGGTGAGTTTATTCTTCTTCTATTTATTGAAATTCTTAATATAATATTTGGAATTATTtctattatctttatttattgtTCAATTGCCCtaccttttgtttgtttcttataatTACTGTTTTGTAAGAATTGATGTACATGTCTTTGCCCTCAGACACAAATTTTTGCGTGctatttatttccccttttctcaAATTCTAGACTATTAATATAATACAGAATTTTAATTATGTGTTATTATGTAAATACTTTTtcggtattttaatttttttgagaaatacaAACAATTGTTCTCTCTATATtagtaatatgtaatatatagagATTTTTCTTACATCATCTTCTTTGCTTCTCCTCTTTTAACATTTCCTCCAAAATGTTTCCAATGAACTAACTATGTGTCAAATCTTCTGAAGTCTTTATCTAAGAGGTTTATCTACCctgttaacacacacacaaacacacaacacaaacataaataaatatatatattctctcattTGAACAGCAATTTGGCaagatataaaattctagattcaaaattatttgcatttagtggagagggataaattgggaattgggattaacagatatacactactatatataaaatagatagccaacaaggacctattatatagcacagggaattatattcagtgtcttgtaataacctataatggaaaagaatctgaaaaagagaatatatatatatatatgtatgtcactTTGATGTATAcctgaaatattgtaaatcaactatacttcaacaaaacaaacaaaattatttacctttaattctttaaaaatattcttttattgatttctcaACTCCAGTGTTGCAGTTAAGAAGACTGAGGTCAATATGATCTTTCCCTTTGAATATgatgttctctttttttgtttttctggagatTTTAGAATcttctatttatcttttattttcttaaattttcctataaaatgacttttcatgtcttttttgaCATTCTATAGAGTTTTCCAGTCagatgtttccttccttccttcctgttattCTGGGGAATTTAATTCAATTAttcctccaaatattttcttctattggatgttttttccttctgtgattCCTATTATTCAGACACtggcacttaaaatttttatcagttttttgcctttcctccttttttctggAATAACTCTTTAACACGATGTTACCACCCGGTAATTTGTTCTTTTGCTgtattcactttttttctttaccagTGTATTTACTCATAGGTAGCCCAACTGCAAGATTAAGGGCATAGTCCTCCACACTGCCAAGTCAGCCCAGGATTTCTGACACTAGCTGCAGGTTTATGCGTCCCCAGGGATACCCTCACTTCACACTACCTAGTTATAAATTCAAGGGTCACCATGGACTTCCCCAgattcaataatttgctagaatgacttACAAAACTCAGGAAAGTGTTGTAGTTATGATTATAGTTATATCATAGCAAAAATATAACAAATCAGAACTGGAAAAAGGAAGAGATGCAGAAGGTGGAATCTGGGACTAGGAGGCTCCGAAATGTAAAACTTCTGTGTCCTTAGGGCTCATTACCCTTTTGACTTTGGTATGTGGCCATACGCAGAGTACTCCCAGCCTAGGAAGCTCAGCCCAGTGTCAGTGTCCAAAGTATTTAttgaggcttcattacataaCCATTATTGATTGAGTTATTGCCCATAcaattgaactcaatctccagccgccgcaccccccaccccccaacaaccAACCGTCTAATTGCAAGGTTGGTCTTTCTGCTCTCGGCAGCCCCCACCCTGAGTCATCTTATTAGCATAAACTTTCAGTTTCAAGGGGACCATCAGGAATAACAAAGACACTTCCATCATTTGGGGAATTCCATGCATTTACAGGTTATTTCCCAAAGACCAAATATCTCTTTGGGTAAAGTTAATTTTTTGCTGTGCAGTGTTGGTTCATTTTGAAAATTGTCTTTCCATACCCAATATTTCTAACTAgatatcttaaattattttttaaaatgtttcatatcaatattatagatattatatatatatatgtatatacatatatatatatatatatatatatatatattttttttttacgcaggcctctcactgttgtggcctctcccgttgcggagcacaggctccagatgcgcaggctcagcggccatggctcacgggcccagctactctgcagcatgcgggatcctcccggaccggggcacggacccacgtcccctgcatcggtaggtggactctcaaccactgcgccaccagggaagcccctatagatattatatttactataaaatttcttgttctgttatttttattttgttttattttcatttctctagaagtggatcaaaaaagatcttgtggtgattcatgtcaaagagtgttcttcctatgctttcccctaagagttttatagtgtccaggcttacatttaggtctttaatccattttgagtttattttcatttatggtgttagggaatgttctaatttcattcttttacatgtagctgtccagttttcccagcatcacttattgaagaggctgtcttttctccactgtatatccttgcctcctttgtcgtagattagctgaccataggtgtgtgggtctGTTTTGTTTAATATCTCTGCCTGTGATGGTATCTATTATATAgttcattgtttcttttgttttttcagctttattgaggtataactggtATACAAAAAACTGCACATAATTAATTTATACAATTTGGTGGGTTTGGACAGATGAATACACTCACAgtaccaccaccacaatcaagggAATAAAcctatccatcacctccaaaagctTCCTtgtatccccaccccacccccttttttggTAAGAATACTTAACGTGAGATCTACAGttaatgaatattggggtacagaATGCCTTACTATGAATTGTaggcactgtgctgtacagctgaTCTCTGGAGCTTACATCACTGTTTTCTTCTGAAGTGGTTGTACTTCTTTGTTGTCAAGGTCCTTGTTAAGATAAAGGGATGAACATCAGAACCCTTTTTTGTAACAATCCAGGTGAGTtcaaaggagaagagggagagctTTCATGTGAAGAACTACAGAAAAGCACAGGTCATCACTCTTCCTCTGCACTGAACAGCTCTTCAGTGAGTATTTTATTCTCGGCTGCTTCTCCTCACCCCTATGTTGGGGAGGAGACTTTCCCCACTGAGGTTTGagaaggaaggggcaggggaCTGAATACCTGGGCTACTTTTCACTGCTCCTCTCTGAGAGCTTCTGTGCAGCCATGCTGAGTTTTAAGGAGTGGGCATTGATGGTCTCAAGGCAACAGCTGGACTCAAAgggcttttcctatttttttttcctccttttttttttttttttgttttacataaaaAGGGGTTTATTTGCAGGGGAGCAGGACTCTAGTCAAACGAGTCAAATCCCATGTCGTCATCtgactccttcctccttcttctcctcctctgctGCTGCTGGGGCAGAACCCGCAGCAAGAGCTGCAGCTCCTGGGGCAGCAGAGACGACCACAGCCCCGCCAGCGGGCATGCTGACCAGCTTGTGAATACCCTGGGCAATGACGTCCTCAATGTTCTTGCCGTTCAGCTCACTGATGACCTTGTTGAGCCGGTCGTCGTCCGCCTCGATGCGCACGCTGTCCAGGATCTTCTGGATGTCCTTGGCGCTGGGGGAGGTATTGCCCCCAAGAGCGGCCAGCAGGTAGGAGGCAACGTAGCGCATCTTGGCGGCGGCAGAGGAGCCTCGCGCGTGCGACCTCGGCAGCGTCAGGGATGGAAAGGGGCTTTTCCTAATTTAGCCTTCCTGATCCCACTGGCTGGACCCCATCTCCTATCTACGCAATATTTCAAACAGCTCTCCCTCTCTCCAAGTGCTTGCCACAGTTGTCTCTTTTATTCCTCAGGTTTCTAAGTTTCAATAGTTCCCCCACGTACCATTGATCTTAGGAAAAGGAGCCAGCAGGCTGTGCTAATTCTGCTTCTTATTGTAAATCAGAATAAAATACTAGTTTTTGACCCATATCACAAAGAAGAGACATTATAGTTTAAGTTAAAGTGCTCAAGAATCTATCCTAATAAGGAGTTAAACCAGATTTCAAACTTCACTCAAATTCAAAGTCTAtgttctttctatttctctgtctctaGGAGGGTTTAGACTAGACTGAGTTTACCTTTTTGTGGTTTTGTAGCAAttaagcctttctttttttttttttaaacatctttattggagtataattgctttacaatggtatgttagtttcagcttcacaacaaaatgaatccgttatgtatatacatatgttcccatatctcttcccgcttgcgtctccctccctcccaccctccctatcccacccctccaggcggtcacaaagcaccaagctgatctccctgtgctatgcggccgcttcccactagctatctaccttacgtttggtagtgtatatatgtccatgcctctttatcgctttgtcaccgtttacccttccccctccccatagcctcaagtccattctctagtaagtctgtgtctttattcctgtttcacccctaagtttttcatgacatttttttttccttaaattccatatatatgtgttagcatacagtatttgtctctctctttctgacttacttcactctgtatgacagactctaggtctatctacctcattacaaatagctcaatttcgtctctttttatggctgagtaatattccattgtatatatgtgccacatcttctttatccattcatccgatgatggacacttaggttgtttccatctctgggctattgtaaatagagctgcaatgaacattttggtacatgactctttttgaattatggttttctcagggtatatgcccagtagtgggattgctgggtcatatggtagttctatttgtagctttttaaggaacctccatactgttctccacagtggctgtatcaatttacagtcccaccaacagtgtaagagggttcccttttctccacaccctctccagcatttattgtttctagattttttgatgatggccattctgactggtgtgagatgatatctcattgtagttttgatttgcatttctctaatgattagtgatgttgagcattcaaaagaccccgaatagccaaagcaatcttgagaacgaaaaatggagctggaggaatcaggcttcctgacttcagactatactacaaagctacagtaatcaagacagtatggtactggcacaaaaacagaaagatagatcaatggaacaggatagaaagcccagagataaacccatgcacatacggtcaccttatctttgacaaaggaggcagaaatgtacagtggagaaaggacagcctattcaataagtggtgctgggaaaactggacagctacatgtaaaagtatgagattagatcactccctaacaccatacacaaaaataagctcaaaatggattaaagacctaaatgtaaggccagaaactatcaaactcttagaggaaaacataggcagaacactctatgacataaatcacagcaaggtcctttttgacccacctcctagagaaatggaaataaaaacaaaagtaaacaaatgggacctaatgaaacttaaaagcttttgcgcagcaaaggaaaccataaagaagaccaaaagacaaccctcagaatgggagaaaatatttgcaaatgaagcaactgacaaaggattaatctccaaaatttataagcagctcatgcagcttaataacaaaaaaacaaacaacccaatccaaaaatgggcagaagacctaatgtatagacatttctccaaagaagatatacagactgccaacaaacacatgaaagaaagcCTTTCTTTTTAAACCTACTCTCATTGCTACCTGAGGAAAAAGCAGTTGGTATGGGTTATGAAATGTCTGCAGAGTGGAGAACTCTCTACAACTTTGCAAAAgaacaattttaataataaacagCAGCATTGACCCCTCTGTGTTTTTCCACAGAGCAATTTCATTGCTGGTTTGTTTGACCTTGAAACCTTGTGCCACCGCTTTGCACAATTAGCAGACTCTAAATGTATATTCAGGTCACATCTGTGctgaattgttttatttatgtggATTGATTGTGGATTACGACACAGCATCCCTACTTATTCAGGATAAGTGGAGTGAGGAGTTTTAAGGACAAACAGTGAACCAGCTGCAGAAAGGTCAAGAAGACAGAAGAGTGTAATATTGCAACTTGATAATGTAAACTTGAAGAAGCGATTTTTATTAAACCATAAAAAACATCTGTACCATCTTAAGACTGAAAGTTCAGGCTTATTAAGCACTGACTGCGTAATGAATTTTGCATACAGTCATCATAAAACTCTCTTCCACCTGccatggtttctgaggagaagcATTATTCCTAACCTGGgaagtatttcaaactttttcttaaatatcttCTAATGGCCAGTAAGAGGTAGTGAATATCTTCAGAGAAATAGCCTGAAGTAGCTATAGAAAATTCTGAtagaaaattcaacacacatttttgTAATAATcatacttttactttaaaaatatatgcatttttggGCTCccgtggtggcgcagtagttgagagtccgcctgacaatgcaggggacgcgggtttgtgccccggtccgggaggatcccacatgccgtggagcagctggacctgtgagacatggtcgctgagccttcacgtccggagcctgtgctccgcaacgggagaggccacagcagtgagaggcccgcgtactgcaaaaaaaaaaaaaaaaatatatatatatatatatatatatatgcatttttgtaCTGTCCTCCATACAATAGCCATGTTTGCTTTAATAAGTGAAAATATAACATTGCCTCAATCCTGTGGTTTACTGAATTAGTAAACCTCTGTTCTACTGAATTAGAATTTTAGAGATATGGACTCTGGCATATTTTTGCTAGATCTGTGCAGATGTTTCTGATGAGTGGTCAAATTGAGAGCGATTGATCTAGGAAGATGGGTCTTAGCTGTCATGTGGCTTTGTACTCTCCCTGACATAGGAATGAGCAGTTCTTCTTGAGAAGGAGGAACTGAACTCTGAAGATTGGATTCTATCCTCCAAATCTAGGGAGTCATTAAAGGTGTGGGGCTACAAGGACCAAAAAGAAAAGTATGGTTAAAATTTCTGATGGGATTCTTATCAGCTGAAGAGTGTCAGATATCACAGTGCTGTGAGCAGACCGCAAAAACCCTGGCTAAGTCATTGATGATGCAAGTTGTATCTTTGGCTAATACACCActaagttttaaagaaaatgggTCACTTTTCAAAATTGCTTACTCCAAAAGGTTTATGAAAGTGGCTTGGTCTGTTGCTTATTCAGGtatataaacaacaacaaaaataattctcTTTGGCTCTGCATTCAGGTCCTCTGAAGTTTTGGTTAGCTCACTACCTCAGTCAACCGCAGGACCTACTTCATCTGGGCTTTTGCCTATGGCCAACAGGGGGAAGGAAAAGGGATAAGAGCAGAAATACCCACTAGAAAGTAACCTTTTCTAGGAGTATTCTCTGTAGCCGAAATTGTTGGTTTCCTTTGACTATTTATTCcccaattctttttattttcccaaatagaACCATGATTTAAGTTCAGATATCCACATGACTCTGGGTCAATTCTGATTAAAACTTGGTGGTTTTAGTCTCTTACTCTGTGATTTGTTTAGGATGGGCTTGTAATCCAGTTCTGGCCAGTAACCAAAAGGAGAGGTCTCCTTAAGAGTTTCTGCTCTTGAGCAGGAGATTCCAGAGAACATTGTGCTTTCTCTCCTTTGGCTGTTGTCTTGGGTGTATGTAATGTTttgggcctctcctgttgcggagcacaggctccggacacggaggctcagcggccatggctcacaggcccagccgctctgcggcatgtgggatcttcccagaccggggcatgaacccgtgtcccctgcatcagcaggcggactctcaaccactgcgccaccagggaagcccctgtatgtaATGTTTTGAATTCCAGCAACCACCTTGCTCTGTGAGTATTGAGCCTGGAGGCGAAACTGAACTGTTGAAGAAGGTAGaatgaagagacagaaagaaacacattttgtttCTTGATGTCCTGGATGTTGCTGCTGAGTCTCTAAATCAATAAAATCTAGAGCCtttccttcacacacacacacacacacacacacacacacacacacacacacacacacacaatgctttAGAGAcctttaggttcacagaaaaatggagcagaaagtacagagatttcccacctagcccctcttccctctcccaacAGCTTTCTCCACTATCAACACTCCACACtagagtggtacatttattacagcCCATGACCCTATGTTGACACATTATTATCACCTAAAGTCTATACTTTATATTAGGGTTTactcttgatgttgtacattctatgggttttaacaaatgtattatGATctatatccaccattacagtatcatacaaagtattttcactgccctaaaaattctttgtgttccacctattcattCCACTCTCCTCCCTAAACCCTGGCAACACTGaccttttcactgtctccataatttttctttctccagaatgtcatatagttggaatcatacagaatgtagcctttttagattggcttctttcatttggcaatatgcatttaaggttcttccatgcaTTTTCATGGCTCGAATAGCTTATTTCTTTCTGCACTCCTTTATGTGTGATATAATAAACACTCTCCTTTTTAGGACATTTTGAGTTGAAGCTATCTGTAACTTGGAAACCTAAAACAAAATAACCCATATGGTATCTAAGCTTCTATGTGGTGAGAATAGAAGTCAGGGATCTGAGCTTCCATCCTAGGTTGGACACTAATGATCTGTGTGATTTAGGGcatgtcattttctttctggaGCAGAAACTGCATACTTTCCATGGTGGATACTAAGACTGGCTCCCCCAAGCCCATTCTGCTTCAGATGATGGGTGTAACCTATCAGTGTGTGGTGTCCTTCTGGCAGGTGTTACTGATCTAATGTGAACACCTCTTAATTTGGTCCAGGCAGGTGGAAGAGAGAGGGTATTATGTTCAATAAAGAAAACCTTCCTGCTGTATTTCCATTTGTCACTGGTGAGCATCTTGTGACTCTGAGGAGAGTCAGCCACATGATAGAGTCAATAGTAAGGAGAGAAGATGAGAGTTTGGAAAGAACCCAGATTATTGGGTCACTGATCAGGCCCTGTGTGGACTTTACTCCATTTCTGGAACTTCAGTAAATAaacattatacatttatttatcgTTAAAGTCACTTGGACTCTAAATTTTGTCCTTTTAAACTCACATTATCCTAATGGATACCAATAATTCTTCTCCAGATCAAATGAGAGATTATAAGTAATGTGCTTTGAAATATTAAGACACCATACACATTCAAGGGAGTATTATTTGTCCATCATAATAGCATGTACTTTTCATGGACCATTGGGAAGGTGAGTAGAAAAGTATGTATTTAATATCTTCCAGGTAAAGAGACCTCTGcctagatttttaattttatcttcacaaaaaTCCAATGTGATATTaattccatttcatagatgaggaaactgggtgttatggactgaatgtttgtgccccctcaaaaattcatatgctggaatcctaacccccaaaagtgatggtatttggaggtggagactTTTCAGGCTAATTAGTTGTTGAGGATTAAGTCCTCATAGTGGGATTTAGTGACCTTATCATCAAAGAGACCACAGAAACCTCTCTTGCTCCTTCCAGCATGTGAGGACAAAGCGAGAAGACAgacatctgtgaaccaggaattGGGTCTCCgtcagacactgaatctgccagcccCTTGATCTTTGACTTTCCaaacttcaga includes:
- the LOC101272259 gene encoding 60S acidic ribosomal protein P2-like, which encodes MRYVASYLLAALGGNTSPSAKDIQKILDSVRIEADDDRLNKVISELNGKNIEDVIAQGIHKLVSMPAGGAVVVSAAPGAAALAAGSAPAAAEEEKKEEGVR